One window from the genome of Vidua chalybeata isolate OUT-0048 chromosome 3, bVidCha1 merged haplotype, whole genome shotgun sequence encodes:
- the ADAT2 gene encoding tRNA-specific adenosine deaminase 2, with the protein MAEAGEAAVLAWMDQALDVAKEALEKGEVPVGCLLVYNGEVIGRGRNEVNETKNATRHAEMVAIDQVLDWCKQHKRDYREVFPQLVLYVTVEPCIMCAAAVRLMKIPRVVYGCRNERFGGCGSVLSISSDDMVDSGDPFECSSGYRAEEAVELLKAFYRQENPNAPKSKVRKKDRRQ; encoded by the exons ATGGCGGAGGCGGGGGAGGCGGCTGTGCTGGCCTGGATGGACCAGGCGCTCGACGTG GCTAAGGAGGCGCTGGAGAAAGGGGAGGTTCCCGTGGGCTGCCTGCTGGTCTACAACGGCGAGGTCATAGGCAGGGGCAGGAACGAGGTCAACGAGACGAAGAAC GCTACTCGGCATGCAGAAATGGTGGCAATTGACCAGGTCCTTGACTGGTGCAAGCAACACAAGAGGGATTACAGGGAAGTGTTTCCGCAGCTGGTGCTGTACGTAACTGTAGAGCCCTGTATCatgtgtgcagctgctgtgcgCTTGATGA AAATTCCACGGGTCGTGTATGGCTGTCGAAATGAGCGATTTGGAGGCTGTGGCTCCGTTTTGAGCATCTCGTCTGATGATATGGTGGACTCCGGAGACCCATTTGAA TGCTCTTCTGGCTATCGTGCTGAAGAAGCAGTGGAATTGTTAAAAGCTTTTTACAGACAAGAAAATCCCAATG CACCAAAATCAAAAGTACGGAAGAAGGATCGTCGTCAGTAG